The sequence GGGTCGTTGGCTTGAGTGCAATCCATTGCGCAAACAGAATCTGAACTAGAAGTCGGCGGGCAAAACTTAACTGGTTCTAATTGGTAGTTACCTAATGACAACTGTCTAATTTTATCCGGTTGGACCTGAATTAAATACTGCTTAGAGACATTCTGAAGCACCTCATCAAGACTCTTTCTTTGGGCTGATCTGGTCAAAGAATCAAATACGCCAGCCAGACCTTGGCTGGATTCGGTTTGGTTAGTTTCTGCTTTAGAGATCTGAAGATTTAGATTTAAGATCTGGGGATTAATCGTGTTTAAGATTACCCAAGAAAAGAGCAAAAGCAAAAGGCCAAAGATCGTGTTCTTAATATCATCTAAGGCAGCGGATTTCTGGGGAATACCCGCTCCTTCTGAACCCCATTTGATTCCGGCAATGATTAATCTGATAAAAGCAAAAAAGCCACCTAAGCCTAAACCAAAGTTGTAGATATAAGTGAATAGAGAGTCAAGGCTGGTTTCGTCTAAAGTTGCTCCACCCGGAGCTGGAGGCAAGGGCACTTCCCATTCAAAAGCGGCAAGAGCAGAACTAGCAAATAGCCAGTTGCTAATAGCAAATAGAAAAAAAATAAAGTAGAAAAACCATCTGCTAGGTGCTATCTGCCATTTGCTATTTGCCATTTGCTATTTGTTAGTTAAATAAAAATTCTGCTTAACAAACTCTAGCTCTGATTTTGAGTTCTGGACAAAAACCGAAAACAAATCTTTGACCGGATTTTTCGGCAGTTTAGCTCTAAAAGTTAATTTGTCTTTTTCCGAATTGTCAATTTTATCCAAGCGATAATACCACTGAAGATTAAGCCCAAAAACATTGGCGACATTGAAAAAATACGGCCTGACTGCCAAAACTAATTCTTGTTCGGGCGAGCCGAAAAAAGTTTCCTGGCTGTAAGGAGAAACCCGATCATTTTCGACCAAGTGCAACAATGCTTCTGGGGCTTGGAAAATCGGCACCAAAACCTGCTTTTGGGCCACTGAACCAAGAACAGGATCAACAATCTGGGCAGTTAAATTTAAAAATGAATCATTAGTAAACTTATTAATCGTATAGCTTAACCGGTTAATCCCCTTAAGCTCGCTGATTTTATAGCCCTGGCTAAGCCAACGAATTGTATAGCCGCTTAAATCAACCGGCTGATAAACGCCTTTGCCTTTGTCTTGAAAAAGATTAACTCTCAAATTGACTGTTGAACCGGGCAAGGCCGGATTTTTAGCATTCAAACGATATTCTTCAGGCGCGTAATTATTTGCCTGCCAGTCAACCAAAAGAAAATCAGCCGCAAAAACATTCTTAGCAAATAGCGAATAGCAAAAAGTAAAAAGCAAAAAAATGGCGCGGAAAAATCGTTTATGGTTCATAATTTGAAACATATGATCTAACATACAAGGTGGGTTCGCGTTATCACTTTAGTAAATTAGTGTTATTCGCGATTACTTTGTTAAATTTTAGCTTGAAAAATGATTATTTTCCAGCCCGAGTGATTTTGCTAACCCTTTCTGCTTTTTTCACTGTTTCCATTACCGCCTTGCCGGTTTCAGTTGCTTGCATTGCTTGGCCAACTTTTTCTTTAACCTTTGGCTTAGACATAAAATAAGACAAAACTACTGCAGCGCTATTAACCGGCAAAATACCCAGAGCCGGAATAACCTCTATTAACCAAGCAATAACCTGACGGGCAAAGTTATAATCGCCTTTATCCAAAAAATATAAAGCAATAAACATCGCTGCGCCCAAAATAAGACTAACAACCACAGTAATTACCGCGCCAACTCCGGTCAGGTCTAATAAATCAATTAAATCTAACAAAATCGCAATACCCAATAAAACCAACGCCGCTAAAACACTCATACCCTTTTCAGGCCTTTCTTCTAAATACCCGGGCAACTGCTCTTTGACCCTGGCAAGCGAAGGAGATTCCTGCACCTTGACTGCTCTTTTTATTCTGGGAGTTGATGAAGACGGGATTTGCGTTTGGGTTATTACTGGAGAAACCATAGAGGATAATTCCTAATGCCTAATTACCAATTATTAATTATTTTTTAAAACTTGGAAATTAGAAATTGGTAATTGAAAATTAATTTCCTTGTTCTTTTGCTTGCTTAATTTTTGCCAGCTGTTCCGGATTGGTGGTGATAATCTGGTCTTCGGTATAAGAAGCCATTACTCTTAAGATTAAGTGCTTTGGCCCGGCAAAAAGCAGGCCCTCGCCAACTGATAGATTGGTTAAAACATCAACTTCTGCCGGAGTCAAAACAAACGCCTGGGCCAAAGAACTGATTGCCGCGCTGGCTTGTTTCATTAAAAACTGCATTGAGGAATTGGTAATAATCGGCTTGCCATAAGGAGATTTTAAAAAGTCATCCACGTCTTGAGTGATTGTGGTCACGCCCAAGAAATACTTTCTTGCCCGCTTTGCCATTGAGAGCAAAAAATTGGCGCCATCATTGTTTTTCATCAGCCACCAGGCCTCATCAATAATCAGCAGCCGCCTTTTCTTGTCTCTTCGGATTAAGTTCCAGATATGACCGAGAATAATATACATTGCCACTGGCCTTAACTCTTCATCAAGATCGCGGATAGAAAACACGGACAAGCGATTTGAAGTATCAATTGTGGTTGACTGGTTAATAAATCCGGCAAAGGTGCCTTTGGTGTATTTATAAAGCTTGTCTGCCAGCTCCTTGCCACCTTCCATGGTTCGCAAAACCGATTCCAAATCTTCTAAAATCGGCGGTTCTTTGCCAAAGAACGGGGTTTCTGGGGTAATATCCCGGGAAGCATAAGTCTGTTTAATTGCCTGATCCAAAACCGCTTCTTGTTCCGGGCTAAGCTCGCCGGTCATCACTTTGATTAAGCCAATTAAATCTAAAATGTGCTGGCGAAAAGCAGTTAACGGGTCTTCATCTTCGCCAATAGTGGTGATATCAAAAGGGTTTAGATGATCATCGCTCTGAATTGAGATCTTGAAAAAACTGCCGCCAAAAGCTTTGGCCAACTGCTCGTATTCGTTTTCCGGGTCAATTACTAAAATATCGGTGCCGGTCATTAACGAACGAATAATGTCCAGTTTAGTAAAGTATGATTTGCCGGCGCCGGATTTAGCAAAAATCACACAATTAGAGTTTTCCAGAGAAAATCGGTCAAAGATTACCGGGGTGTTATTCTGCATATTAACGCCGTAAAAAATGCCTTCTTGCTGGAGCAAAGTTGAGGAAATAAACGGGAAAAAAGTTGAAGCTGGTCCAATGTTCAGCGGTGTCCGGACATCTAAGTTATCCTGGCCTAAAGGCATATTGGCTTCGTAGGCTTCAAACTGATGAAAAGCAGCCGGCTTAACATCAATCATTTTCTGTCCCATCAAACCAACTAAATCTGATTCAATTTTATTCAGCTCTTCTTCAGAATTGGCAACAATAGTCAGGTAGAGACTGACATAAAACATCTTGTCCCGTCCCTGGATTAAAGAATCGCGCAAGCCCTCAATGTCCTGAATTGCGGTTTCTAACATCGGGTTTCTGATTAAGCCTTTTTCCT is a genomic window of Patescibacteria group bacterium containing:
- a CDS encoding VirB4-like conjugal transfer ATPase, CD1110 family; this encodes MFELPFLKNKQPQTVRTIEEISQEELYEKTKASLRDLITPVGLEIKPSLLKFSDKVVKTLFILGYPKFLTVGWLSPIINLNKSVNVSIFFHPMETEEVLKNLRKRATQLEAQLLEEQEKGLIRNPMLETAIQDIEGLRDSLIQGRDKMFYVSLYLTIVANSEEELNKIESDLVGLMGQKMIDVKPAAFHQFEAYEANMPLGQDNLDVRTPLNIGPASTFFPFISSTLLQQEGIFYGVNMQNNTPVIFDRFSLENSNCVIFAKSGAGKSYFTKLDIIRSLMTGTDILVIDPENEYEQLAKAFGGSFFKISIQSDDHLNPFDITTIGEDEDPLTAFRQHILDLIGLIKVMTGELSPEQEAVLDQAIKQTYASRDITPETPFFGKEPPILEDLESVLRTMEGGKELADKLYKYTKGTFAGFINQSTTIDTSNRLSVFSIRDLDEELRPVAMYIILGHIWNLIRRDKKRRLLIIDEAWWLMKNNDGANFLLSMAKRARKYFLGVTTITQDVDDFLKSPYGKPIITNSSMQFLMKQASAAISSLAQAFVLTPAEVDVLTNLSVGEGLLFAGPKHLILRVMASYTEDQIITTNPEQLAKIKQAKEQGN